A genomic region of Colletotrichum destructivum chromosome 5, complete sequence contains the following coding sequences:
- a CDS encoding Putative Thioesterase domain, HotDog domain superfamily, with the protein MIPRPMAAGRALRELSARRASRPPAFFSPATVRPFSSTAQSRLKALKNPPTSPAPYPSQFPPAANAADAALANLSHLTPAQITALLSTPPKPPPPPPPGAVPQPDGQQPPRSRLSRALWALAFFVLGYKLTADEIATWRFAYPFMHPPVETKNPDEIAMYREHATYDALEDYPILQSMVPQVNEAGTRATHTDWEQWQPYQDFSAETLSKHLCGGTLNNPNALGLVHLVFRNRLTGEIILAIMFGDGTSGWPSIVHGGMLSTIMDEAMARLAALNFSANTAVTARLSMDFKIPVSPRMLYIVRVNKVLPEYQKQGSDEDKTDRKMWVVGRMEDPDGATVLEARGLFVVPKGGHMQPLGKHF; encoded by the coding sequence ATGATACCCCGACCGATggcggccggccgcgccCTGCGGGAGCTCTCTGCCCGCCGCGCATCGCGACCtcccgccttcttctccccggCGACCGTCCGCCCCTTCTCATCGACGGCCCAGTCCCGCCTCAAGGCCCTGAAGAACCCCCCAACCTCGCCCGCACCCTACCCCTCGCAGTTCCCCCCCGCGGCGAACGCGGCGGACGCGGCCCTCGCGAACCTCTCCCACCTCACCCCCGCCCAAATCACGGCTCTCCTCTCGACGCCACCAaaaccgccgccgccgccgccaccgggCGCCGTCCCCCAGCCCGACGGCCAACAACCTCCGCGCTCCCGCCTCTCCCGCGCTCTCTGGGCactcgccttcttcgtcctcggctaCAAgctcaccgccgacgagatcgcAACCTGGCGCTTCGCCTACCCCTTCATGCACCCGCCCGTCGAGACCAAGAACCCGGACGAGATCGCCATGTACCGCGAGCACGCCACCTACGACGCCCTCGAAGACTACCCGATCCTGCAGTCCATGGTGCCCCAGGTCAACGAGGCCGGCACCCGCGCCACCCACACCGACTGGGAGCAATGGCAGCCCTACCAGGACTTCTCGGCCGAGACTCTGTCCAAGCACCTCTGCGGCGGCACCCTCAACAACCCTAACGCCCTAggcctcgtccacctcgtcTTTCGCAACCGCCTGACCGGCGAgatcatcctcgccatcatgTTCGGCGACGGTACCTCGGGCTGGCCGTCTATCGTGCACGGCGGCATGCTCTCGACCATCAtggacgaggccatggcccgcctcgccgccctcaacTTTTCCGCCAACACGGCCGTCACCGCCCGCCTGTCCATGGACTTCAAGATCCCCGTCTCGCCCCGCATGCTGTACATCGTCCGCGTCAACAAGGTCTTGCCCGAGTATCAGAAGCAGGGctcggacgaggacaagaCGGACCGCAAGATGTGGGTCGTCGGCCGCATGGAGGATCCGGATGGCGCcaccgtcctcgaggccagGGGGCTGTTCGTCGTACCCAAAGGGGGTCACATGCAGCCTTTGGGGAAGCACTTTTGA
- a CDS encoding Putative squalene/phytoene synthase, isoprenoid synthase domain superfamily, lycopene cyclase — protein sequence MGYDYALVHVKYTIPLAALLTILSYPVFTRLDVVRTLFIVTIAFVATIPWDSYLIRTNIWTYPPDAVLGPTLVDIPIEELFFFVIQTYITAQLYIILNKPVLHAQHLNSPATLPPWIKGGKVVGQLALFSSVILGAWLIAKEGEGTYLGLILVWACSFALFTWTITAHFILALPWACTALPILLPTIYLWVVDEMALGRGTWAIESGTKLELRLFGSLEIEEASFFLVTNMLIVFGLAAFDKAVAVCDAFPNKFDKPADALSMSLLRARVFPSSKYDMQRILGIRQAVARLAKKSRSFHLASSVFPGRLRIDLTLLYSYCRLADDLVDDAESSEEAAAWISKLDRHLSLLYKDPDAVSAPLAAKYAAENFPASALSALDMLPASLLPREPLAELLKGFEMDLSFDSSTFPITDPEDLELYAARVASTVGQACLELVFRHCHHGLPDYMQAYLRNTARQMGLALQFVNIARDVAVDAKIGRVYLPTLWLKEEGLTSEDVLRNPTSEGVEKVRRRILAKAFDHYAEARDSMKWIPSEARGPMVVAVESYMEIGRVLMRNGGAAADGSGRATVPKSRRIWVAWSTLMAS from the exons ATGGGCTACGACTACGCGCTGGT GCATGTCAAGTACACCATCCCTTTGGCGGCCCTGCTCACCATCCTCTCATACCCCGTCTTCACGCGCCTCGATGTTGTGAGaaccctcttcatcgtcacaATCGCTTTTGTGGCTACCATTCCCTGGGACTCCTACCTCATCAGAACCAACATCTGGACTTATCCTCCTGATGCCGTACTGGGGCCGACTCTTGTCGACATCCCTATAGAGGAGctgttcttcttcgtcatccagACCTACATCACCGCCCAGCTCTACATCATCCTCAACAAGCCCGTCCTCCACGCCCAACACCTCAACTCGCCTGCcaccttgccgccatggatCAAGGGTGGAAaggtcgtcggccagctcgcgcTCTTCAGCAGTGTCATCTTGGGCGCCTGGCTTATTGCCAAAGAGGGTGAGGGCACCTACTTGGGTCTGATCCTGGTGTGGGCGTGCTCCTTTGCCCTCTTCACCTGGACCATCACCGCGCATTTCATCTTGGCCCTGCCATGGGCATGCACCGCCCTGCCCATCCTCCTGCCCACCATCTACCTCTGGGTTGTTGACGAGATGGCGTTGGGCCGCGGCACCTGGGCCATTGAGAGCGGTACCAAGCTCGAACTGAGGCTCTTCGGCAGTCTCGAAATCGAAGAGGcctctttcttcctcgtcaccaACATGCTCATTGTCTttggcctcgccgcctttgACAAGGCCGTTGCCGTCTGCGACGCTTTCCCCAACAAGTTCGACAAGCCGGCCGACGCATTGTCCATGTCGCTGCTGCGCGCTCGCGTGTTTCCCTCCTCGAAGTACGACATGCAGCGTATCTTGGGCATCCGCCAAGCCGTGGCCAGGTTGGCCAAGAAGAGCCGCAGCTTCCACCTTGCCAGCTCCGTTTTTCCCGGTCGCCTACGCATTGATCTGACTCTGCT CTACTCCTACTGCCGTCTGGCCgatgacctcgtcgacgacgccgaaaGCTCCGAagaggccgccgcctggaTTTCCAAGCTCGACCGCCACCTCAGCCTCCTTTACAAAGACCccgacgccgtctcggcgcccctcgccgccaaaTACGCCGCCGAGAACTTCCCGGCGTCCGCTCTGTCGGCCCTCGACATGCTACCGGCCTCCCTGCTCCCGCGCGAgcccctcgccgagctcctcaaGGGTTTCGAGATGGATCTCTCCTTCGACAGCTCCACCTTCCCCATCACCGACCCggaggacctcgagctcTATGCAGCCCGCGTCGCCAGCACCGTCGGCCAGGCCTGCCTCGAGCTCGTTTTCCGCCACTGCCATCACGGCTTGCCCGACTACATGCAGGCGTACCTCCGCAACACGGCGCGCCAGATGGGACTCGCGCTGCAATTCGTCAACATTGCgcgcgacgtcgccgtcgatgcaAAGATCGGCCGCGTCTACCTCCCGACATTGTGGCTtaaggaggagggcctgaCCTCAGAGGATGTCCTCAGGAACCCCACCAGCGAGGGCGTCGAAAAGGTGCGTCGCAGGATCCTCGCCAAGGCGTTCGACCACTACGCCGAGGCCAGGGACTCGATGAAGTGGATTCCTTCCGAGGCGCGCGGCCCCatggtcgtcgccgtcgagagcTACATGGAGATTGGCCGGGTTCTGAtgcgcaacggcggcgccgcggcggatgGTAGCGGCCGGGCCACGGTGCCCAAGTCGAGACGCATCTGGGTCGCCTGGAGCACGTTGATGGCTTCTTAG